In a genomic window of Macrobrachium rosenbergii isolate ZJJX-2024 chromosome 44, ASM4041242v1, whole genome shotgun sequence:
- the LOC136829627 gene encoding uncharacterized protein, whose product MSHPFPLPFLLLLPLPFPTRSPSPFSPSIPSPPSIPPPPSTIPLPSPPSTTAPSHPPPSTTAPSHPLLSPSHSLPSPSFPSSSPPSPSLHIPSFTFPAFPLLPSPSHPHPLHLLPFTSPPLHIPCPSPSYPSPSHPHPPPSPSLHIPSPSPPTPPLHIPSPSPPIPSPSHILLPLTSPPPSPSPPTPPPPIPSLPFALPSTPPSLLRPSSLHSPSLPRPSSPPLPFPSPPLSWHPFPSLFPPPPHLPSSKSMFYDVCA is encoded by the coding sequence atgtcccatcccttccccctcccctttctccttctccttcccctccccttccccacccgcTCCCCCTCTCCATTTTCTCCCTCCATACCCTCTCCTccttccatcccccctcccccttccaccatcccccttccatcccctccttccACCACCGCCCCTTCACATCCTCCCCCTTCCACCACCGCCCCTTCAcatcccctcctttccccttcacATTCCCTCCCTTCCCCGTCCTTCCCATCCTCATCCCCTCCATCTCCTTCCCTTCACATCCCCTCCTTCACATTCCCTGCCTTCCCCctcctaccctccccttcccatcctcatcccctccatctccttcccttcacatcccctccccttcacATTCCCTGCCCTTccccctcctacccctccccttcccatcctcaTCCCCCTCCATCTCCTTCCCTtcacatcccctccccttcccctcctacccctccccttcacatcccctccccttcccctcccatcccctccccttcacaTATCCTCCTTCCCCTcacatcccctcctccctccccttcccctcctactcctcctcctcccatcccctctctCCCTTTCGCTCTTCCCTCCACTCCCCCTTCCCTACTCCGTCCATCCTccctccactccccttccctaccccgtccatcctcccctccactccccttcccttcccctcccctttcctggcatcctttcccatccctcttccctccccctccccaccttccctcttccaaatccatgttttatgatgtttGTGCATGA